The following proteins come from a genomic window of Methanomassiliicoccales archaeon:
- a CDS encoding UPF0179 family protein, which yields MSMENHDRGEMMVIITLIGERLAKEGAQFAYRGPITDCRDCKLKAVCFNLDAGGIYKITALRDVHHECRIHEEGVRVVEVEKLPLRCAVLQKYALEGSIVTLEEIKCSNIGCDRYRVCHPIGMEKNGKGKILKIIGEIACPEGHKLVEIELS from the coding sequence ATGTCTATGGAAAATCATGATAGAGGTGAAATGATGGTGATCATAACACTAATCGGAGAACGCTTGGCAAAGGAGGGAGCTCAATTCGCCTATAGGGGACCGATCACAGACTGCAGAGATTGCAAACTGAAAGCTGTCTGCTTTAACCTTGATGCCGGTGGAATTTATAAAATTACGGCTCTCAGGGATGTGCATCACGAATGCAGAATACACGAGGAAGGTGTGAGAGTAGTTGAGGTGGAAAAACTTCCACTCAGGTGTGCTGTTCTTCAGAAGTACGCTTTGGAGGGTTCCATTGTCACGCTTGAAGAGATCAAGTGCTCGAATATCGGTTGCGACCGATATAGGGTTTGCCATCCTATAGGAATGGAAAAAAATGGTAAAGGGAAAATTCTAAAGATCATCGGCGAAATTGCATGTCCTGAGGGGCATAAGCTTGTTGAAATTGAATTATCTTGA
- a CDS encoding nicotinamide-nucleotide adenylyltransferase — translation MENDDFNSLIIGRFQPFHKGHLEVIKSIARESDYVTIGIGSAQYSHTFENPFTAGERHLMISRALKEEKIENYFLVPVIDINRYAVWVAHVVSMVPPFKAVYTNNPLTRRLFQEAGYEVRASPLFNIELYSGTEIRKRMLEDREWRHLVPPAVARVIDEIKGVERLKDLMKGLH, via the coding sequence GTGGAGAATGATGATTTCAACAGCCTCATCATAGGGCGCTTCCAGCCTTTTCATAAAGGACATCTTGAAGTCATTAAATCGATAGCGCGGGAATCCGATTATGTAACAATCGGCATCGGCAGTGCGCAGTATTCGCACACTTTTGAGAATCCATTTACTGCGGGTGAACGCCATCTTATGATCTCACGCGCTCTCAAAGAGGAAAAGATCGAGAACTATTTTCTTGTTCCAGTTATAGATATCAACAGATACGCTGTCTGGGTAGCCCATGTTGTTTCAATGGTTCCCCCTTTCAAAGCTGTCTACACGAATAATCCGCTTACCAGACGGTTATTCCAGGAGGCAGGATATGAAGTGAGGGCATCACCACTTTTCAATATTGAACTTTACTCAGGAACGGAAATTCGAAAGAGAATGCTCGAAGATAGAGAATGGCGTCATCTCGTGCCACCAGCAGTTGCGAGAGTAATCGATGAGATCAAAGGAGTTGAAAGACTTAAGGATCTCATGAAGGGACTGCATTAG
- the moaC gene encoding cyclic pyranopterin monophosphate synthase MoaC: MSGMVDISEKPIVRRKAVACGKIVLTSKSLEMIVSGKIKKGDVFETAKISAIQAAKDTWHSIPYCHPIPIESIDVSFEIGENSVSCCVEVQAHYKTGVEMEALAGVTGALLTIWDMVKYIEKDEKGQYPFTRITDIRVLAKEKEE, translated from the coding sequence ATGAGCGGTATGGTAGATATCAGCGAAAAACCCATAGTACGGAGAAAGGCAGTAGCATGTGGCAAAATAGTTCTTACATCGAAGTCCCTCGAGATGATCGTTTCTGGAAAAATCAAAAAGGGAGATGTTTTTGAGACTGCGAAAATTTCGGCTATACAGGCGGCCAAGGATACTTGGCACTCGATTCCATACTGCCATCCAATCCCAATAGAATCCATAGATGTATCCTTTGAGATCGGTGAGAATTCAGTATCGTGCTGTGTTGAAGTTCAGGCGCATTACAAAACAGGGGTTGAGATGGAAGCGCTTGCCGGCGTAACGGGAGCTCTTCTTACCATTTGGGACATGGTAAAATACATCGAAAAGGACGAAAAAGGGCAGTATCCCTTCACTCGAATAACTGATATCAGAGTTTTGGCAAAGGAAAAGGAGGAATGA
- a CDS encoding MoaD/ThiS family protein: MKIKIKFFAAYRDVVGRQEIIMDVEEGSKLRDVVEELKRIYPRLSGFSDSIIASVNKKYAGEEVLLNEGDEIALLPPVSGG, from the coding sequence GTGAAGATAAAGATCAAATTTTTTGCAGCTTATCGCGATGTCGTGGGCAGACAGGAAATAATAATGGATGTCGAAGAAGGATCGAAGTTGCGCGATGTTGTAGAAGAGCTGAAACGCATTTACCCACGGCTGAGCGGATTCTCTGATAGTATTATCGCTTCCGTTAACAAGAAATATGCTGGGGAAGAAGTCCTACTCAATGAGGGCGATGAGATTGCGCTGCTTCCCCCCGTGAGCGGAGGATAG
- a CDS encoding ribbon-helix-helix protein, CopG family: MVVVSISISAKELREFDEIAKKLGFTSRSDAIRSAIHKFVSLSKLTSENEGEDLYVVSIAYEHKKKHQVADVMHKYSEMIKSSLHSHFNDRCIEQIIAVGEYSKVRLFTQELSSIRDVRYSISIV; the protein is encoded by the coding sequence ATGGTTGTCGTCAGTATCTCGATTTCGGCGAAGGAACTGCGGGAATTTGACGAAATTGCAAAAAAATTAGGCTTTACGAGCAGATCAGATGCTATCAGATCTGCCATTCATAAATTTGTTTCTCTTAGCAAATTGACGAGTGAAAATGAAGGAGAAGACTTGTACGTTGTATCGATAGCATACGAACATAAGAAAAAACACCAGGTAGCTGATGTGATGCACAAGTATTCCGAAATGATCAAGAGCTCGCTCCATAGCCATTTTAATGACAGATGTATAGAACAGATTATAGCAGTGGGGGAATACTCAAAGGTGAGGCTGTTTACACAGGAACTCTCATCGATAAGAGATGTGAGATATTCTATAAGCATCGTGTGA
- a CDS encoding molybdenum cofactor biosynthesis protein MoaE yields the protein MIVLSREDFSVGETLSRIKRENTGAVVSFVGVVRGEYNGKRLLRMEIEVYEDMARNELTHLREIALSKFDIQDAIIWHRYGTLFPGDNIVMIVVASAHRKPAFEAAQFIIDEIKRIVPIWKKEFYEDGEIWVEGSR from the coding sequence ATGATCGTCTTATCGAGGGAAGATTTTTCTGTCGGCGAGACTCTGAGCAGGATAAAGAGAGAGAACACTGGTGCTGTGGTTAGCTTTGTCGGAGTGGTGAGAGGCGAATACAATGGAAAGCGTTTGTTGAGGATGGAAATAGAAGTGTATGAAGATATGGCAAGAAATGAATTGACGCATTTGAGAGAGATCGCTTTAAGCAAATTCGATATTCAAGATGCAATCATATGGCACCGCTACGGCACGCTTTTTCCAGGCGATAACATCGTTATGATAGTCGTAGCGAGTGCTCACAGAAAACCTGCATTCGAAGCGGCTCAGTTCATCATCGATGAAATAAAAAGAATCGTGCCCATATGGAAGAAAGAATTTTACGAGGACGGCGAGATCTGGGTGGAGGGCAGTAGATGA
- a CDS encoding phosphoribosylaminoimidazolesuccinocarboxamide synthase yields MKLVRVGKVKQVYEVDEHTLEFVFTDNISVFDKIIPTQIPYKGETLCRTAVFWFQVLKKNGFRSHFKEFVPPNRMRVKKVEVISDYSKLNCASANYLIPLEFISRSYVAGSLYDRVKAGRVQPEELGFSKGHNVKYGEKLPKPYFEVTTKLEKYDRELKREEALQISGLTEEEFERILEIIAKIDEIINAEAEERMLIHVDGKKEFAFDEKRRLMIVDTFGTADEDRWWDQDAYAGGKFIELSKEAVRQYYRDIGYYDKLMEARRNGLPEPDIPPLPQDKVEEISEMYIEMFEKITGESFR; encoded by the coding sequence ATGAAATTGGTACGTGTGGGTAAAGTCAAACAGGTTTATGAGGTTGATGAGCATACTCTTGAATTCGTTTTCACGGACAACATCTCAGTATTTGACAAAATCATACCCACACAAATTCCGTATAAAGGAGAGACGCTTTGCAGGACAGCGGTCTTCTGGTTTCAGGTTCTTAAAAAGAACGGTTTCAGATCTCACTTCAAAGAATTTGTCCCACCCAACCGGATGAGAGTCAAAAAGGTGGAAGTCATCAGCGACTACAGCAAGCTGAACTGCGCCAGTGCTAATTACCTCATTCCGCTCGAATTTATCAGTCGTAGCTATGTTGCGGGATCCCTGTACGATAGGGTAAAGGCGGGCCGGGTCCAGCCAGAGGAACTTGGATTTTCAAAAGGTCACAACGTCAAATATGGGGAAAAACTTCCGAAGCCCTATTTCGAAGTGACGACAAAACTTGAAAAATATGATAGGGAACTGAAAAGGGAGGAAGCGCTCCAGATTTCCGGTCTGACCGAAGAAGAGTTCGAAAGAATACTGGAAATCATCGCGAAGATTGATGAGATAATAAATGCTGAGGCCGAAGAGCGCATGCTCATACATGTCGATGGCAAGAAGGAATTTGCATTCGACGAAAAAAGGCGTCTGATGATCGTGGATACATTCGGCACGGCAGATGAAGACAGATGGTGGGATCAGGACGCCTATGCCGGTGGAAAATTCATAGAGCTGAGCAAGGAGGCTGTGCGACAGTACTATCGGGATATAGGTTATTACGACAAACTGATGGAAGCACGTCGCAATGGTCTGCCCGAGCCCGATATACCCCCGCTTCCCCAAGACAAGGTGGAAGAGATCAGCGAGATGTATATCGAGATGTTCGAGAAAATCACAGGCGAGAGCTTTCGCTGA
- a CDS encoding molybdopterin-binding protein, with protein MRPLASLIPLEEAKRLIEANVKPISKKETVSLSNAPFRVLAKDVFSNFDVPPYDRSAVDGYAVRAEDTFKAGKFEPVELRCIGAVHAGELPQRLVRSGECMQIATGAMIPEGADAVVMVENTERSNNTVQIFRSLPPGSNISRKGEDIKAGTVVLKEGELLTPSKVGVLAAIGMIEVEVYARPKVLVVPTGNEVAEVGKPLRPGQVYDINSHTLSSILMENGCIYVRHSIVEDTADALTRVLGRAGEYDMIVLSGGSSAGDRDVLEGVISDLGRVIFHGVQIKPGKPTIFGVIGDTPVFGMPGYPTACLTNGYVFLAPAVRKMARLPKKQETIGIYPMAKKYAATLGRHQFLTVKVIDGYVYPAFKESGAITSMAHADGWVEVPPNVDILEKGTKVEVHFF; from the coding sequence TTGAGACCGCTTGCTTCCTTGATCCCGCTTGAGGAAGCTAAGAGGCTTATCGAAGCAAACGTAAAGCCGATTTCGAAGAAGGAAACAGTATCACTTTCAAATGCCCCTTTCAGGGTGCTTGCAAAAGACGTCTTCTCTAATTTTGACGTCCCTCCATATGATCGATCCGCCGTGGATGGATACGCAGTTCGAGCTGAGGATACATTCAAGGCTGGAAAATTTGAGCCCGTCGAGCTTAGGTGTATCGGCGCAGTTCATGCTGGTGAACTTCCTCAGAGGTTGGTTAGGTCTGGAGAATGCATGCAGATTGCCACAGGTGCAATGATACCTGAAGGGGCGGATGCTGTAGTAATGGTCGAAAATACTGAAAGATCAAATAACACGGTCCAGATATTTAGATCACTTCCGCCAGGATCAAATATTTCAAGAAAAGGTGAAGACATTAAAGCAGGAACGGTTGTGTTAAAGGAAGGGGAGTTGCTGACCCCTTCTAAGGTAGGTGTTCTTGCTGCTATTGGAATGATCGAAGTTGAAGTCTACGCTAGGCCAAAAGTTCTCGTTGTGCCGACAGGGAATGAAGTTGCCGAGGTGGGGAAACCCTTACGGCCTGGACAGGTGTACGATATTAATTCCCACACGCTTTCATCAATCCTTATGGAAAACGGCTGTATCTATGTTCGCCACAGCATCGTCGAGGACACAGCGGATGCGTTGACCCGCGTTTTAGGGAGGGCGGGTGAATATGATATGATCGTTCTCTCGGGCGGGAGTTCTGCAGGAGACCGGGATGTACTTGAAGGAGTGATTAGTGATTTGGGAAGGGTAATATTCCACGGGGTTCAGATCAAACCTGGAAAACCCACTATTTTCGGAGTTATCGGCGACACCCCTGTATTTGGTATGCCTGGATATCCAACAGCATGTTTGACGAACGGATATGTGTTTCTGGCTCCAGCTGTCAGGAAAATGGCGAGACTGCCTAAAAAGCAAGAGACTATCGGAATCTATCCCATGGCAAAAAAGTATGCGGCGACGCTTGGAAGACACCAATTCCTTACGGTCAAAGTCATCGATGGCTATGTTTATCCAGCATTCAAGGAATCTGGAGCAATAACGAGCATGGCACATGCAGATGGATGGGTTGAGGTACCCCCAAATGTCGATATCTTGGAAAAGGGAACCAAAGTTGAGGTGCATTTCTTCTAG
- a CDS encoding NAD(P)-dependent glycerol-1-phosphate dehydrogenase encodes MRLRSGAWMDEGLFTKARSMIFPRNVLAGHGVIDNVPQVCEDFGLSGTALIVAGERTRKIAGNRVADQLMDNGFEVQFAIVGEATQENLEKVIDIAKEIKASFILGIGGGSKIDLAKMTAKEMNIEFISIPTSASHDGIASGRASLHDKNGHVSVDARVPLGVVADTSVILQAPYRLLASGCADVISNSTALMDWEFARRLRNEEVSRSAYALASYTAQTLIENADLIRPNLEESVWIAIRPIIISGISMSVAGSSRPTSGSEHMFSHALDMIAPGKALHGEQCGVGCIMMMYLHGGDWMRIKSALSKIGAPTNASQLGVTKEEIIEALVNAHKIRPDRFTILGTSGLTYEAAEKLARITGVI; translated from the coding sequence ATGAGGCTTCGTTCAGGTGCTTGGATGGATGAGGGTCTTTTCACGAAAGCCCGGTCTATGATTTTTCCGAGGAATGTCCTTGCGGGTCACGGAGTGATCGACAACGTTCCACAGGTGTGCGAAGATTTTGGATTGAGTGGCACGGCCCTCATCGTTGCGGGCGAAAGGACACGAAAGATTGCTGGCAATCGCGTCGCAGATCAGTTGATGGATAATGGTTTTGAGGTGCAGTTCGCCATTGTTGGTGAGGCGACCCAGGAGAATTTAGAAAAAGTCATCGACATAGCAAAAGAGATAAAAGCATCGTTTATTCTTGGCATCGGCGGTGGAAGCAAAATAGACCTTGCTAAAATGACTGCGAAAGAGATGAACATTGAATTCATCAGCATTCCGACATCAGCCTCACACGACGGTATAGCATCAGGGCGGGCTTCACTTCACGATAAGAATGGTCACGTATCAGTGGATGCAAGGGTCCCTCTTGGTGTGGTTGCAGATACCTCGGTAATTCTCCAGGCGCCCTATAGGCTTCTTGCATCGGGATGCGCTGACGTAATCTCGAATTCAACGGCTCTAATGGATTGGGAATTTGCGAGGAGGCTCAGGAATGAGGAAGTAAGCAGATCCGCTTACGCTTTGGCAAGCTACACTGCTCAAACGCTCATTGAAAATGCTGATTTGATAAGACCAAATCTCGAAGAAAGTGTGTGGATTGCCATAAGGCCTATAATCATCTCAGGAATCTCCATGAGCGTTGCGGGCAGTTCCCGCCCCACGAGCGGGTCCGAGCACATGTTTTCGCACGCGCTTGACATGATCGCGCCTGGCAAAGCGCTGCATGGAGAACAGTGCGGTGTAGGTTGCATCATGATGATGTACCTTCATGGCGGAGACTGGATGAGGATAAAGAGTGCTCTTTCAAAAATTGGCGCACCAACAAATGCGTCGCAGCTAGGAGTTACAAAAGAGGAAATCATTGAGGCCCTTGTCAATGCTCACAAGATCAGGCCTGATCGTTTCACGATCTTAGGAACTTCTGGATTGACATATGAAGCGGCTGAGAAACTCGCGAGAATCACTGGTGTAATTTGA
- a CDS encoding KaiC domain-containing protein, producing MPQNDRVKTGIVGLDEMLNGGFPRAHTIVVMGSFGTGKTTFCLQFIYEGLKNGEKGIYITLEEDERSIIEDAKGFGWDLTPAIESKNLVVVKLEPTDAKTTVTRIKSELPEFIKSFGAKRIVIDSISLLNMLFESEHEKRTNLFNLSQMIKKTGATCIMTAEVKDNNPLASRDGLIEYTADGVISLQYEESQEKGEIRLTLRILKMRRISHSRRVKPYSITNKGIEVHAGAEVF from the coding sequence TTGCCTCAGAATGATAGAGTTAAAACGGGTATAGTTGGCCTTGATGAAATGCTCAACGGCGGTTTTCCACGCGCTCATACAATTGTTGTGATGGGATCATTTGGAACTGGTAAGACTACTTTTTGCCTTCAATTCATATATGAGGGTTTAAAAAATGGAGAGAAAGGAATCTACATCACCTTGGAAGAAGATGAGCGATCCATCATCGAGGATGCTAAGGGGTTTGGATGGGATCTAACACCAGCGATCGAATCAAAGAATCTCGTTGTGGTAAAGCTAGAGCCGACCGATGCGAAAACAACTGTGACTCGGATAAAGAGCGAACTTCCTGAGTTTATCAAATCCTTCGGTGCAAAGAGGATCGTAATTGATTCTATTTCTTTGCTCAATATGCTTTTCGAATCTGAACACGAAAAAAGAACAAATCTCTTCAACCTTTCTCAAATGATCAAGAAGACCGGTGCGACTTGCATCATGACCGCGGAGGTAAAAGATAACAATCCCCTTGCCTCCCGTGATGGTCTAATCGAATACACTGCAGACGGTGTCATTTCTCTCCAGTACGAAGAGTCGCAAGAAAAAGGGGAAATTCGATTGACGCTGAGGATACTTAAGATGAGGAGGATCAGCCACTCGCGAAGGGTGAAGCCTTATTCGATAACAAACAAAGGAATCGAGGTACACGCCGGTGCGGAGGTCTTTTGA
- a CDS encoding MogA/MoaB family molybdenum cofactor biosynthesis protein has product MGYEDHEKHAVSNVPCAVLTVSDTRTNESDESGKIIIGMLQSSGHRVTDYRIVKDNIAEIKSAITADLENDDVKVIIINGGTGLSKRDVTIEAVTPFLEKRMDGFGEMFRYLSFQEIGSAAMLSRALGGVAFRKIILCIPGSPHAVRLAMDKLILPQLGHMVWEVDR; this is encoded by the coding sequence TTGGGCTATGAAGATCACGAGAAACATGCGGTTTCCAATGTCCCGTGCGCTGTGCTTACGGTTAGCGACACGAGGACGAATGAGTCTGATGAATCAGGAAAGATCATCATCGGGATGTTGCAGTCATCAGGTCATCGCGTGACGGATTACCGGATCGTGAAGGACAACATAGCGGAGATCAAGAGTGCAATCACGGCAGACCTTGAAAACGATGATGTAAAAGTCATCATTATTAACGGCGGCACAGGTCTTTCGAAAAGAGATGTAACGATCGAGGCTGTAACTCCGTTCTTAGAAAAACGCATGGACGGATTCGGTGAAATGTTCAGATACCTAAGTTTTCAGGAAATCGGAAGCGCTGCTATGCTGAGCCGAGCGCTTGGAGGTGTCGCATTCAGAAAGATCATCTTGTGCATTCCTGGTTCTCCCCACGCCGTGAGGTTGGCAATGGATAAATTAATACTCCCACAGCTTGGTCACATGGTTTGGGAGGTGGATCGTTGA
- a CDS encoding DUF63 family protein: MIIILSLQFYFIIWNDIFYKYFWGPIEADKEGHPIDNIVEGYNFLNTIVYAALLISCIFLMYKVVNKFGIEINNAFIYVSLPFFIFGGVSRSLEDALLFDGALQYLFISPIIYIFMIFLFSVTAAVGIISVKTKSKYEKFASIPFVIFLLSILAATILVSNFSSNYLNYSLPMIFPIAFALFSIIGFAIFFHKKFNPFTISIFFTGTFLLSMSMAYALSFFASTEWQSFYRSETLDTIVTQPAELLIIPAIAFSFTLGLYVVDRLCDKKHALLSTPVNIVLAFSQLLDGVATYRGIDFYGYGEKHVLPELAINLFGSAFVLIIIKLVLIIIIVWLIDVAFRSEFVKYPNLSNIVKFVLIFLGLAPGVRDSLRIAMGV, encoded by the coding sequence TTGATAATAATATTATCTCTGCAGTTTTATTTTATTATCTGGAATGACATATTTTACAAATATTTTTGGGGGCCAATAGAGGCTGACAAGGAAGGTCATCCAATTGACAACATAGTAGAAGGCTACAACTTCTTGAATACGATCGTTTATGCTGCACTCCTCATTTCATGCATTTTTCTCATGTACAAGGTTGTGAATAAATTCGGCATTGAAATTAACAATGCTTTTATTTATGTCTCGCTTCCTTTTTTTATATTTGGTGGCGTATCTAGATCACTAGAAGACGCTCTTTTGTTCGACGGCGCGCTTCAATACCTATTCATTTCACCGATCATCTATATTTTTATGATTTTCCTGTTCTCTGTTACGGCTGCAGTCGGGATTATCTCGGTGAAGACCAAATCAAAGTATGAGAAGTTCGCAAGCATTCCTTTTGTGATATTTCTTTTGTCAATTTTGGCTGCGACCATCCTGGTTTCCAACTTTTCATCGAACTATCTGAATTATAGCCTTCCCATGATTTTCCCTATCGCTTTTGCCTTATTTTCCATAATAGGCTTTGCGATTTTCTTTCACAAGAAATTCAATCCTTTTACAATCTCTATTTTCTTTACTGGCACATTCCTGCTGTCAATGTCAATGGCATATGCCTTGTCGTTCTTTGCCTCTACAGAATGGCAAAGCTTCTATCGTTCTGAGACCCTGGATACCATTGTGACCCAACCTGCTGAATTATTAATAATCCCCGCTATAGCCTTCTCATTCACACTGGGTCTGTATGTCGTTGATAGATTGTGCGATAAAAAACATGCGCTCCTTTCTACCCCAGTCAACATTGTTCTTGCTTTTTCTCAATTGCTTGACGGCGTAGCTACATATAGAGGAATTGATTTTTATGGCTATGGTGAAAAGCACGTTCTGCCAGAACTTGCGATAAATCTTTTTGGCAGTGCATTCGTTCTAATAATAATCAAACTGGTACTCATCATCATAATCGTATGGCTTATCGACGTTGCGTTTCGCTCGGAATTTGTGAAATATCCGAATTTGTCTAACATAGTAAAATTCGTGTTGATCTTTCTGGGTCTCGCGCCTGGCGTGAGAGATTCACTGCGCATAGCAATGGGAGTCTGA
- a CDS encoding nicotinamide-nucleotide amidohydrolase family protein → MTVGEDLGRLLKERGKSIALAESMTGGLASSLITDIPGSSEYFLGSIVAYSNDLKIKLLGVRRSTLEAHGAVSKETSIEMAQGIRDMTGADIGASLTGIAGPSGATDEKPIGLVYFAVTTKDGILQSARCVFSGDRREIKKSASEYLLRMIIDLLRNQEFS, encoded by the coding sequence ATGACGGTGGGAGAAGATCTAGGAAGACTTCTGAAAGAACGCGGGAAATCTATTGCATTAGCCGAGTCAATGACGGGCGGTCTTGCATCTTCTTTGATAACAGATATCCCAGGCAGTTCGGAATACTTTCTTGGAAGCATCGTTGCCTACTCCAACGATCTCAAAATCAAGCTGCTAGGTGTCAGGCGATCAACCCTGGAAGCACACGGTGCTGTGAGCAAAGAAACTTCGATCGAAATGGCGCAGGGAATCAGGGACATGACGGGCGCAGATATAGGAGCGTCCCTAACGGGTATAGCCGGACCAAGTGGTGCAACTGATGAAAAACCAATCGGTTTGGTTTATTTTGCAGTGACCACGAAGGACGGAATTCTCCAATCTGCGCGGTGCGTGTTTAGTGGCGATAGACGTGAAATAAAGAAAAGTGCTTCGGAGTATTTACTGAGAATGATTATCGATCTCTTGCGCAACCAAGAATTTTCCTGA
- a CDS encoding response regulator: MENKPQPLRILMVDDNSEHIALCEEFLPKDQFVMDKALDAAEALRKIGRKTYDLIVLDYSLPDMNGIELLKKVKPLVNAPVIFTTAYDDPKLSFEARQLGVKDYVVKTFGYYKTLGKRILDILEQ, translated from the coding sequence TTGGAAAATAAGCCACAGCCGTTGAGAATTCTAATGGTCGATGACAATTCCGAGCATATAGCGCTGTGCGAAGAATTTTTGCCAAAAGATCAGTTCGTTATGGACAAAGCACTCGATGCGGCGGAAGCACTCAGAAAGATCGGTCGAAAGACTTACGATCTGATAGTTCTTGATTATTCACTTCCAGATATGAATGGTATCGAACTCCTCAAGAAAGTGAAGCCCCTCGTAAACGCTCCTGTGATCTTCACAACAGCCTACGACGATCCTAAGCTGAGTTTCGAAGCAAGACAACTTGGAGTCAAGGACTATGTCGTTAAGACTTTTGGATATTACAAAACACTTGGAAAAAGAATTTTGGACATTTTGGAACAATAA
- a CDS encoding flavodoxin family protein, whose translation MRVVGIMGSPRIGGNSDLLLDAALEGARENGGSITELVLETMDITGCKECDNCMSSGKCAVKDDMKQIYELLETLDVLIVSSPVFFSGIPGKFKIMIDRCQSIWARKFIKGESIGGGKKRVGGAILVGGREHSNFEGSLITLRAFFVSVNVKFVSQLTFPGVDRKAAILNHPSALKDARQMGGYLVEVASRG comes from the coding sequence GTGAGAGTAGTCGGCATTATGGGTAGCCCTAGAATTGGCGGGAATTCGGATCTGTTGCTCGATGCCGCACTGGAGGGAGCAAGAGAAAACGGTGGATCGATTACCGAACTGGTTCTGGAAACAATGGATATAACTGGGTGCAAAGAATGCGATAACTGCATGTCTTCTGGAAAATGTGCGGTCAAAGATGACATGAAACAAATATATGAGCTATTGGAAACGCTTGATGTATTAATAGTGTCATCGCCCGTATTCTTTTCTGGAATTCCGGGGAAATTCAAGATTATGATCGACCGATGCCAGAGCATCTGGGCGCGCAAATTCATTAAAGGTGAATCGATCGGTGGTGGAAAGAAAAGAGTGGGTGGCGCTATTCTCGTTGGAGGCAGAGAACATTCGAATTTTGAAGGATCCCTCATTACACTGAGGGCTTTTTTTGTATCCGTGAATGTGAAATTTGTGTCTCAATTGACATTTCCAGGTGTTGATCGCAAGGCAGCCATTCTAAATCACCCGAGTGCGTTAAAGGACGCAAGACAAATGGGCGGGTATTTGGTGGAAGTTGCCTCGAGGGGATAA